A region from the Sphingopyxis lindanitolerans genome encodes:
- a CDS encoding copper-translocating P-type ATPase, with the protein MTEVAAPLVERDFAVPDIRCAGCIAKLEQGLVRDRRIAAARVNFTEKRVHISCAPDAETPELIGAFLLLGFEAHPIGDGAAEVDRGASDSRTLLRAVAVSGFAMMNIMLLSVSVWSGASGATRDLFHWLSAAIALPTVAYAGRSFFRSAWRAVRHGRTNMDVPISIGVLIATALSLYETATHGPHAYFDGVVMLLFFLLCGRWLDSVMRDRARGGVTALLRNMGTGAMVVGADEQSRWIDADAIEPGMVMLVAAGERLAADGVLVGGASRIDLSLLTGESAPQAVGFGDPVHAGTLNIEAPIRVRVTAAGADTAIADIARLMGEAAQGKSRYVRIADRAARYYAPAVHTLALLAFAGWMIAGAGWHHSLLIAVAVLIITCPCALGLAVPAAQIVAAGSLMRVGVLVKDGSALERLAEVDLAMIDKTGTLTLGRPVATNLAEADAATRALLLALARASRHPLSEALTRDLTAAGVTPVAIEAIGETPGFGVEALWDGRRVTLGRPVQTLADSALATELAIDGVAAITVCFADALRPDAAETIAALKRAGVAPTILSGDRATAVAPVARALGLTAQTGMSPQDKLAAIARQAAMGHKVLMIGDGLNDGPALAAGHASMAPGSASDAGKNAADCIFLGDRLMPVVLAIRVARRTQAIVRQNFAIAIGYNIVAVPLAFMGYVTPLVAAIAMSGSSLIVVGNALRLKGAAR; encoded by the coding sequence ATGACCGAGGTCGCCGCCCCGCTCGTCGAACGCGATTTCGCGGTGCCCGACATCCGCTGCGCGGGCTGTATCGCCAAGCTGGAGCAGGGGCTGGTGCGCGACCGGCGGATCGCGGCGGCGCGGGTGAATTTCACCGAAAAGCGCGTGCATATCTCCTGCGCCCCCGACGCCGAGACGCCCGAACTGATCGGCGCTTTCCTGTTGCTCGGGTTCGAGGCGCATCCGATCGGCGACGGCGCGGCCGAGGTCGATCGCGGCGCGTCCGACAGCCGAACGCTGCTGCGCGCGGTCGCGGTCTCGGGCTTTGCGATGATGAACATCATGCTGCTGTCGGTGTCGGTGTGGTCGGGGGCGAGCGGTGCGACGCGCGACCTGTTCCACTGGCTGTCGGCGGCGATCGCGCTGCCGACCGTCGCCTACGCCGGACGCAGCTTCTTTCGCTCGGCGTGGCGCGCGGTGCGCCACGGGCGGACCAACATGGACGTGCCGATCAGCATCGGGGTATTGATCGCGACCGCGCTCAGCCTCTATGAAACCGCGACGCACGGCCCGCACGCCTATTTCGACGGCGTCGTGATGCTGCTCTTCTTCCTGCTCTGCGGCCGCTGGCTCGACAGCGTGATGCGCGACCGCGCGCGCGGCGGGGTGACCGCGCTGCTTCGCAACATGGGCACCGGCGCGATGGTCGTCGGCGCCGACGAGCAAAGCCGCTGGATCGACGCCGACGCGATCGAGCCCGGCATGGTGATGCTGGTTGCGGCGGGCGAGCGGTTGGCGGCGGACGGGGTGCTCGTCGGCGGCGCCAGCCGGATCGACCTGTCGCTGCTGACCGGCGAAAGCGCGCCGCAGGCGGTGGGCTTCGGCGACCCGGTCCACGCCGGGACGCTGAATATCGAGGCGCCGATCCGCGTCCGGGTGACCGCGGCGGGCGCCGACACCGCGATCGCCGACATCGCGCGGCTGATGGGCGAGGCGGCGCAGGGCAAGTCGCGCTATGTCCGCATCGCCGACCGCGCGGCGCGCTATTATGCGCCCGCGGTCCACACGCTGGCTTTGCTCGCCTTCGCCGGATGGATGATCGCCGGCGCGGGCTGGCACCACAGCCTGCTGATCGCGGTCGCGGTGCTGATCATCACCTGCCCGTGCGCGCTGGGCCTTGCGGTGCCGGCGGCGCAGATCGTCGCGGCGGGCAGTTTGATGCGCGTCGGGGTGCTGGTGAAGGACGGGTCGGCGCTCGAACGGCTGGCCGAGGTCGACCTTGCGATGATCGACAAGACGGGAACGCTGACCCTGGGACGCCCGGTCGCGACCAATCTGGCGGAGGCGGACGCGGCCACGCGCGCGCTGCTGCTCGCGCTGGCGCGCGCCAGCCGCCATCCGCTCAGCGAAGCGCTGACCCGCGACCTGACGGCGGCGGGCGTGACGCCGGTCGCGATCGAGGCGATCGGTGAGACCCCCGGATTTGGGGTCGAGGCCTTGTGGGACGGCCGCAGGGTGACGCTGGGGCGGCCCGTGCAGACCCTCGCCGACAGCGCGCTGGCGACCGAACTCGCGATCGACGGGGTCGCGGCGATCACCGTGTGCTTCGCCGACGCGCTGCGCCCCGACGCCGCCGAAACGATCGCGGCGCTCAAGCGCGCGGGCGTCGCGCCGACCATCCTGTCGGGCGACCGCGCCACCGCCGTCGCCCCGGTGGCGCGCGCCCTCGGCCTGACGGCGCAGACCGGCATGAGCCCGCAGGACAAGCTCGCCGCCATCGCGCGGCAGGCGGCGATGGGGCACAAGGTGCTGATGATCGGCGACGGGCTCAACGATGGCCCGGCGCTCGCCGCGGGGCATGCCTCGATGGCGCCGGGATCGGCAAGCGACGCGGGCAAGAATGCCGCCGACTGCATCTTCCTTGGCGACCGACTGATGCCGGTGGTGCTGGCGATCCGCGTCGCGCGGCGGACGCAGGCGATCGTGCGGCAGAATTTCGCGATCGCGATCGGCTATAATATCGTCGCGGTGCCGCTGGCGTTCATGGGTTATGTGACGCCGCTGGTCGCCGCCATCGCCATGTCGGGATCGTCGCTGATCGTCGTCGGCAACGCGCTGCGGCTGAAAGGCGCGGCGCGGTGA
- the ccoS gene encoding cbb3-type cytochrome oxidase assembly protein CcoS translates to MNGLLVLIPVALTLGLIGLAAFFWSLRRGQFDDLDGAALRIFVEEEEEAEEQGHGGAAGG, encoded by the coding sequence GTGAACGGGCTGCTCGTCCTGATCCCGGTGGCGCTGACCCTCGGCCTCATCGGTCTCGCCGCTTTCTTCTGGTCGCTGCGCCGGGGCCAGTTCGACGATCTCGACGGCGCTGCGCTGCGCATCTTCGTCGAGGAGGAGGAAGAGGCGGAAGAGCAGGGCCATGGCGGCGCGGCAGGGGGCTGA
- a CDS encoding serine hydrolase domain-containing protein codes for MPANLPISGRCDERFAAVRKAFEQNFTERGDVGAALCLIVGDRVVIDLQGGWRDAARTRPWEADTVVNLWSTTKGVGAICFAILADRGLMAYDDLVADHWPAFAAEGKGGVTIAMLLSHQAGLSGFAAAASVADLLAGSAAADRLAAQAPLWEPGAGSGYHAISIGILATELFRRIEGRSLKLFVEEEIAGGLGLDIAIGLDPAEDRRRAEIIAPAELSSANIGQLTAPQIAALANPPLDPLLANTPAWRAADLVSANGHSNAAALAQLYARFAGGQVSARARAAATAPRIEGVDRVLGVDARWAAGFLLNADGIYGPNEAAFGHSGWGGSFAFADPTADLAMSYTMNRMGTLLRGDPRNLALIEAVYSAM; via the coding sequence ATGCCCGCGAACCTGCCGATTTCCGGCCGTTGCGACGAACGCTTCGCCGCCGTCCGCAAGGCCTTCGAACAGAATTTCACCGAGCGCGGCGATGTCGGCGCGGCGCTTTGCCTGATCGTCGGCGACCGGGTGGTGATCGACCTTCAGGGCGGCTGGCGCGATGCCGCGCGCACGCGCCCGTGGGAGGCGGATACGGTCGTCAATCTCTGGTCGACGACCAAGGGCGTCGGGGCGATCTGCTTCGCGATCCTCGCCGACCGGGGCCTCATGGCCTATGACGATCTCGTCGCCGACCATTGGCCCGCCTTCGCGGCAGAGGGCAAGGGCGGCGTGACGATCGCGATGCTGCTTTCGCATCAGGCAGGCCTCAGCGGCTTTGCAGCGGCAGCGAGCGTCGCCGACCTGCTCGCGGGGTCCGCGGCGGCCGACCGGCTCGCGGCGCAGGCGCCCTTGTGGGAGCCGGGGGCCGGATCGGGCTATCACGCGATCAGCATCGGCATTCTCGCCACCGAGCTTTTCCGGCGTATCGAAGGCCGCTCGCTCAAGCTGTTCGTCGAGGAAGAGATCGCCGGCGGGCTCGGCCTCGACATCGCGATCGGCCTCGACCCCGCCGAGGATCGCCGCCGCGCCGAAATCATCGCGCCCGCCGAACTCAGCTCGGCCAACATCGGCCAGCTTACGGCGCCGCAGATCGCCGCGCTCGCGAATCCGCCGCTCGATCCGCTGCTCGCCAACACCCCCGCATGGCGCGCGGCCGATCTTGTATCGGCGAACGGCCATTCGAACGCCGCCGCGCTCGCGCAGCTCTATGCACGCTTCGCGGGCGGCCAGGTGAGCGCCCGCGCGCGCGCCGCGGCGACGGCGCCGCGTATCGAAGGCGTCGATCGCGTGCTGGGCGTGGACGCGCGCTGGGCGGCGGGCTTCCTGCTCAATGCCGACGGCATCTATGGCCCCAACGAGGCGGCGTTCGGCCATTCGGGCTGGGGCGGCTCCTTCGCCTTTGCCGATCCCACGGCCGACCTTGCGATGAGCTATACGATGAACCGCATGGGCACGCTGCTGCGCGGCGATCCGCGCAATCTCGCGCTGATCGAGGCGGTCTATTCCGCCATGTGA
- a CDS encoding TonB-dependent receptor yields MKPIGARIAQTSSAAVALAMVAASPGARAQAAGGETANEGDIVVTAMKREERLQDVGATIQALSAESIRTARIAEIKDLAAQLPNVDIKETVPGALPTVTIRGIGLDDFSTVSSPAAGIYIDEIPLASPGLMSGNFFDLGRIEVLKGPQGTLYGRNTTAGAVNIVSATPGDSFAAFAKAGYGNFDTFDAEAMLNIPLSDRAQLRLGGKTIQQGRGYWTSTLLADGTPGRRDIGTRDIWLGRVQLALQPADGLDILLKAEGERSRSEMGVPQFNGTYGKGTPFVPCAPVLQGRLDNGSCVDAYGYQNTHDSPYQGDWTGRFPYHVDQFSLTGKIRYSAGAVDITSITGYIDFSRLYHIDVDATPLQQFDYVENEDVRQFTQELRIGYRNDLVDVVGGAFYSWDRVLGDNSNHSDAWPLLFLGAASGSGKTNYDQVTRSAALYADATWHLADKVDLITGVRFTRERRHYEGGTSFITASPLVGVDDTFIDDTIRDSNVTGRIGLNVRPRDGLLLFASVSRGRKSGGFFSGFTNNASQLLPYRPETITAYEVGVKSEFGRAVTLNISGFYYDYKDPQTFVRFIDPATGLSVQKVGNVDSARVFGADIDLILRPIQGLSLSGGLGLLDTHLSSFATAAGVIPAGNRLPNAPATSFAGKARYEFELTPGLRAAIQGDTRYASAAFKEASNDPLIASKSYWLFNARLSVAGEKDGWEVALWGRNLTRERYVVSGVDLASLGIVNRNYNAPRTYGVELSFRY; encoded by the coding sequence ATGAAGCCCATCGGCGCGCGTATCGCGCAAACCTCCTCCGCCGCGGTCGCGCTGGCGATGGTCGCGGCCAGTCCGGGGGCGCGCGCGCAAGCGGCCGGCGGCGAAACGGCGAACGAAGGCGACATCGTCGTCACCGCGATGAAGCGCGAGGAACGGCTTCAGGATGTCGGCGCGACGATCCAGGCGCTGTCCGCCGAGAGCATCCGCACCGCGCGCATCGCCGAAATCAAGGATCTGGCGGCGCAGCTTCCCAACGTCGATATCAAGGAGACCGTCCCCGGCGCGCTGCCGACCGTCACCATTCGCGGGATCGGCCTCGACGATTTCAGCACCGTTTCGAGCCCCGCCGCGGGGATCTACATCGACGAAATCCCCCTCGCCTCGCCCGGCCTGATGAGCGGCAATTTCTTCGACCTCGGCCGCATCGAAGTCCTCAAGGGGCCGCAGGGCACGCTTTACGGACGCAACACGACGGCGGGCGCGGTGAACATCGTGTCGGCGACGCCGGGTGACAGCTTCGCCGCCTTCGCCAAGGCCGGATATGGTAATTTCGATACGTTCGACGCCGAGGCGATGCTCAACATCCCGCTGTCGGATCGCGCCCAGCTCCGCCTCGGCGGCAAGACGATCCAGCAAGGGCGCGGCTATTGGACCAGCACCCTGCTCGCGGACGGAACCCCCGGTCGCCGCGATATCGGGACGCGCGACATCTGGCTCGGCCGCGTCCAGCTCGCGCTCCAGCCCGCCGACGGGCTCGACATCCTGCTCAAGGCAGAGGGCGAGCGTTCACGGTCGGAGATGGGCGTTCCGCAGTTCAACGGCACCTATGGCAAGGGAACGCCCTTCGTCCCCTGCGCCCCGGTGCTTCAGGGCCGCCTCGACAATGGAAGCTGCGTCGATGCCTATGGCTATCAAAATACCCACGACAGTCCCTATCAGGGCGATTGGACCGGCCGCTTTCCCTATCATGTCGACCAGTTCAGCCTGACCGGCAAGATCCGCTACAGCGCCGGCGCGGTCGATATCACCTCGATCACCGGCTATATCGATTTCTCGCGCCTCTATCATATCGACGTCGACGCTACGCCCCTCCAGCAGTTCGATTATGTCGAGAATGAGGATGTCCGGCAGTTCACGCAGGAACTTCGGATCGGCTATCGCAACGACCTGGTCGATGTCGTCGGCGGCGCTTTCTATTCGTGGGATCGGGTGCTTGGCGACAACAGCAACCATAGCGATGCCTGGCCGCTCCTTTTCCTCGGCGCCGCAAGCGGATCGGGCAAGACCAATTATGACCAGGTCACGCGCTCGGCGGCGCTCTATGCCGACGCGACCTGGCATCTTGCCGACAAGGTCGACCTGATCACCGGCGTTCGTTTCACGCGCGAACGGCGCCATTATGAAGGCGGCACCAGCTTCATCACCGCCTCCCCGCTGGTCGGGGTCGACGATACCTTCATCGACGACACGATCCGCGACAGCAATGTCACCGGCCGAATCGGCCTCAACGTCCGCCCGCGCGACGGTCTGCTCCTTTTCGCGTCGGTGTCGCGCGGCCGAAAGAGCGGCGGTTTCTTCAGCGGCTTCACCAACAACGCCAGCCAGCTCCTGCCCTATCGACCCGAAACCATCACCGCCTATGAAGTCGGCGTGAAGAGCGAATTCGGCCGCGCGGTCACCCTCAATATCTCGGGCTTCTATTACGACTATAAGGATCCGCAGACCTTCGTCCGCTTCATCGACCCGGCGACCGGCCTGTCGGTCCAGAAGGTCGGCAATGTCGACAGCGCGCGCGTGTTCGGGGCCGACATCGACCTCATCCTCCGCCCCATCCAGGGCCTGTCCCTGTCGGGCGGCCTCGGGCTTCTCGACACGCACCTGTCGTCGTTCGCCACCGCCGCGGGCGTGATCCCGGCCGGCAATCGCCTTCCCAACGCTCCGGCGACCTCCTTTGCGGGCAAGGCGCGCTATGAATTCGAGCTGACGCCCGGCCTGCGCGCCGCGATCCAGGGCGATACCCGCTATGCGTCGGCGGCGTTCAAGGAAGCGTCGAACGACCCGCTCATCGCCTCGAAATCCTATTGGCTGTTCAACGCGCGCCTGTCGGTCGCGGGCGAGAAGGACGGATGGGAAGTCGCGCTGTGGGGCCGCAACCTCACCAGGGAACGCTATGTCGTGTCGGGCGTGGACCTCGCTTCGCTCGGCATCGTCAACCGCAACTACAACGCGCCGCGCACCTATGGCGTCGAACTCAGCTTCCGCTATTGA
- a CDS encoding TetR family transcriptional regulator: protein MHSAARAARRALLLDEAAHEFRRNGVAGADLVRIARSVGLTRSSLYNYCSDRTDLARQCYLHLLDPLDQDLGRAADGGGSGLDAVLAFLAAARDRDHTHAIIAAELETLPDAGRREISARQHAAFERLAALIARGIGDGSVRSCDPGIAARTIWGMIAWAPLGDIWARRAERDDPGRLSVELPAIVESGVGTGRAPETIEAAAIEAWSALAPPPPADRAGEIVTSASALFNARGVEGVSLDDVAAGLGATKGLVYHHFSSKADLVAACLERAFALYGRLLDRAEDHITGVERSRAGLALNVQAQLDPLGPMSLTAAAYHKLGADQQRRFSAMTGALLDRSIAMMKLGNADGTLRPFEAEPTALASAGTFNFVARWLPRGRALSPRFVAFEVSNLFLHGLRAG from the coding sequence TTGCACAGCGCCGCGCGCGCCGCGCGCCGCGCGTTGCTGCTCGACGAGGCGGCGCACGAGTTTCGCCGCAACGGCGTCGCGGGGGCCGATCTCGTCCGGATCGCGCGGAGTGTCGGCCTGACCCGGTCGAGCCTCTATAATTATTGCTCGGACCGCACCGACCTTGCGCGGCAATGCTATCTCCACCTGCTCGACCCGCTCGATCAGGATCTCGGCCGTGCCGCCGACGGGGGAGGGAGCGGCCTCGACGCCGTGCTCGCCTTCCTCGCCGCCGCGCGCGACCGCGACCACACGCACGCGATCATCGCCGCGGAACTGGAGACGTTGCCCGACGCAGGGCGCCGTGAAATCTCCGCGCGCCAGCACGCGGCCTTCGAAAGGCTGGCAGCGCTCATCGCGCGCGGGATCGGCGACGGATCGGTCCGGTCCTGCGACCCCGGCATCGCGGCCCGCACCATCTGGGGGATGATCGCATGGGCGCCGCTCGGCGACATCTGGGCGCGGCGGGCCGAGCGCGATGACCCCGGCCGCCTATCGGTCGAATTGCCCGCGATCGTCGAAAGCGGCGTCGGCACTGGCCGCGCCCCCGAAACCATCGAAGCGGCCGCGATCGAAGCCTGGTCGGCGCTCGCGCCGCCGCCGCCCGCCGACCGTGCGGGCGAGATCGTGACCAGCGCTTCCGCCCTGTTCAATGCCCGCGGGGTCGAAGGCGTATCGCTCGACGATGTCGCCGCCGGCCTCGGCGCGACCAAGGGGCTCGTCTATCATCATTTCAGCAGCAAGGCCGACCTCGTCGCGGCCTGCCTCGAGCGGGCGTTCGCGCTTTATGGACGGCTTCTCGACCGCGCCGAAGACCATATAACGGGCGTCGAGCGGTCGCGCGCGGGGCTGGCGCTCAACGTTCAGGCGCAGCTCGATCCGCTGGGTCCGATGTCGCTCACCGCGGCCGCGTATCACAAGCTGGGCGCCGACCAGCAGCGTCGCTTCAGCGCGATGACCGGCGCGCTCCTTGACCGCTCGATCGCGATGATGAAGCTCGGAAACGCCGACGGCACGTTGCGGCCGTTCGAGGCCGAGCCCACCGCGCTTGCCTCGGCCGGCACCTTCAATTTCGTCGCCCGCTGGCTTCCGCGCGGCCGCGCCCTATCGCCCCGCTTCGTCGCTTTCGAGGTTTCCAACCTGTTCCTGCACGGGCTGCGCGCGGGCTAG